One window of the Salminus brasiliensis chromosome 1, fSalBra1.hap2, whole genome shotgun sequence genome contains the following:
- the june gene encoding junE proto-oncogene, AP-1 transcription factor subunit, producing MTGKMETPFYHDDTPSVPNFGQLPDYDRYQSHKMMSKKNMAVHNFPGAVGSASGLKLLPGQAGSNGNLNPNGLGINSNPNSSLMSSPDMNLLKLSSPDLEHLIIQSNQGLVTTSPAPSSSGNPFMYRNQATNEQEGFADGFVKALADLHKQNQLVGAPMSPSSSSIQGPYQRNLMSSSEMPIYTNLSSYNPNQLSVPSSYPGGQIPYGSSAHAAAHSSQGQGHHPHGPRGLDAPQTVPEVPHPPGGDPNSSPPSLSPIDLETQERIKAERKKLRNRIAASKCRKRKLERISRLEEKVKVLKTQNSDLASTASILREQVAQLKQKVMNHVTNGCQIAVSSATMAKSGESTSC from the coding sequence ATGACGGGTAAGATGGAAACACCCTTCTATCACGATGACACACCGAGCGTTCCTAACTTTGGGCAGCTTCCAGATTACGATCGATATCAAAGCCACAAGATGATGAGCAAGAAGAACATGGCTGTGCATAATTTCCCCGGCGCGGTGGGAAGCGCTTCCGGCCTCAAGCTGCTGCCGGGGCAGGCCGGGAGCAACGGAAACCTCAACCCCAACGGCCTGGGCATTAACAGCAACCCCAACAGCTCGCTGATGTCCTCGCCCGACATGAACCTCCTCAAGCTCTCGTCTCCCGATCTGGAGCACCTGATCATCCAGTCTAACCAGGGGCTGGTTACGACAAGCCCTGCTCCGAGCTCCTCTGGCAATCCTTTCATGTACAGGAACCAGGCCACGAACGAGCAGGAGGGCTTTGCAGACGGCTTTGTCAAGGCTTTAGCAGATCTGCACAAACAGAACCAGCTGGTCGGGGCGCCCATGtcgccctcctcctcctccatccagGGCCCTTACCAGAGGAACCTCATGTCAAGCAGCGAGATGCCCATATACACCAACCTAAGCAGCTACAACCCTAATCAGCTCTCGGTCCCCTCCTCCTACCCCGGAGGGCAGATCCCTTACGGCTCCTCGGCCCACGCCGCTGCCCATTCCAGCCAAGGTCAGGGTCACCACCCTCACGGCCCCCGCGGCCTGGACGCTCCTCAGACCGTGCCGGAAGTTCCTCACCCGCCCGGAGGGGACCCGAACAGCTCGCCACCCTCGCTCTCGCCCATCGACCTGGAGACCCAGGAGAGGATCAAGGCGGAGAGGAAGAAGCTGAGGAACCGCATCGCGGCCTCCAAGTGCCGCAAGAGGAAGCTGGAGCGGATCTCCCGGCTGGAGGAGAAGGTGAAGGTGCTGAAGACGCAGAACTCGGACCTGGCGTCCACGGCCAGCATCCTACGGGAGCAGGTGGCGCAGCTCAAACAGAAAGTCATGaatcacgtgaccaacggcTGCCAGATAGCAGTCAGCTCGGCCACCATGGCCAAAAGTGGGGAGAGCACCAGCTGCTGA